A region of Myxococcus stipitatus DSM 14675 DNA encodes the following proteins:
- a CDS encoding acyl-CoA dehydrogenase family protein, with protein MTSLPPHPLLATAVELAPRLSARSAEFESARRLPPDVIAEFARAGFFRMLIPEAYGGLELHPALSFQVIEALSQADGAAGWCAMIGASTGLSSAWLPESVARAVFSSPEVIIGGVAAPLGRAERVEGGYRVTGRWPWASAGHHCHWLVGGAVVTEGGNPRFVREGVPETRLLYFPAESVTLHDTWFSLGLCGTGSGDMEVRDLFVREDHAFTLLAPPRVSRPLYGFPFGLLGHAIPAVALGIARRAIDELLTLARQKTVLVERRLLAARPAVQETVAEADAEVRAARAFLLEVIHATFDASTKGPVSMRARADLRLAMTHGTRAAARAVDRVYEAAGGPAVFHTHALQRCLRDIHTLTQHAMVARPTLEITGGVLLGFDPPLPNL; from the coding sequence ATGACCAGCCTTCCTCCACACCCCTTGTTGGCCACCGCCGTGGAGCTCGCGCCGCGCCTGTCCGCGCGCTCCGCCGAGTTCGAGAGCGCACGGCGCCTCCCTCCAGACGTCATCGCGGAGTTCGCCCGCGCGGGCTTCTTCCGGATGCTGATTCCCGAGGCATACGGAGGACTGGAGCTGCATCCCGCGCTCTCGTTCCAGGTCATCGAAGCCCTCTCGCAAGCGGATGGCGCCGCGGGCTGGTGCGCGATGATTGGCGCCAGCACGGGCCTGTCGTCCGCCTGGCTGCCGGAGTCCGTGGCGCGCGCGGTCTTCTCCTCGCCGGAGGTCATCATCGGAGGCGTGGCCGCCCCGCTGGGCCGCGCCGAGCGCGTCGAGGGAGGCTATCGCGTCACGGGCCGCTGGCCCTGGGCCAGCGCGGGTCATCACTGTCACTGGCTGGTGGGCGGCGCGGTGGTGACGGAAGGCGGCAACCCCCGCTTCGTGCGCGAGGGCGTCCCCGAGACGCGCCTGCTCTACTTCCCCGCCGAGTCCGTCACGCTGCACGACACGTGGTTCTCCCTGGGCCTGTGCGGCACGGGCAGCGGGGACATGGAGGTGAGGGACCTCTTCGTCCGCGAGGACCACGCCTTCACGCTGCTCGCGCCGCCGCGAGTCTCCCGGCCGCTGTATGGCTTTCCCTTCGGCCTGCTCGGCCACGCGATTCCCGCGGTGGCGCTGGGCATCGCGCGCCGAGCCATCGACGAGCTCCTCACCCTGGCCCGGCAGAAGACGGTGCTCGTCGAGCGCAGGCTCCTGGCCGCGCGGCCCGCCGTCCAGGAGACGGTCGCCGAAGCGGACGCGGAGGTGCGCGCCGCCCGCGCCTTCCTGCTGGAGGTGATTCACGCCACCTTCGACGCGTCCACGAAGGGTCCGGTCTCGATGCGCGCCCGCGCGGACCTGCGTCTGGCGATGACTCACGGCACCCGCGCCGCCGCGCGCGCGGTGGACCGCGTGTACGAAGCCGCGGGAGGGCCCGCCGTGTTCCACACCCACGCGCTCCAGCGCTGCCTCCGGGACATCCACACGCTGACCCAGCACGCCATGGTGGCGCGCCCCACGCTGGAAATCACCGGAGGCGTCCTGCTGGGCTTCGACCCGCCCTTGCCGAACCTCTGA
- a CDS encoding YybH family protein, whose amino-acid sequence MIRSLPTRLAMACSLLLLPLACAHVDPVRDEKDIRQLVDAQTEAWNRHDAVAWSKDFSADADFINIAGTVFEGQQQIETRHAQVFEALFKNSHSKVTVRRVSFPVADIAVVDTIHEVTGHNGLPPGVQDTEPGLLRTQMRYVMKRENGGWRIVAGHNTDVKPKPPPKP is encoded by the coding sequence GTGATTCGCAGTCTTCCCACCCGGTTGGCCATGGCGTGCTCGCTTCTGCTCCTGCCCCTGGCCTGTGCTCACGTGGACCCTGTGCGGGACGAGAAGGACATCCGGCAGCTCGTGGACGCGCAGACGGAGGCGTGGAATCGCCACGACGCGGTGGCGTGGTCCAAGGACTTCTCGGCCGACGCGGACTTCATCAACATCGCCGGGACGGTGTTCGAGGGGCAGCAGCAAATCGAGACGCGCCACGCGCAGGTCTTCGAGGCGCTCTTCAAGAACAGCCACAGCAAGGTCACGGTGCGGCGGGTGTCGTTCCCGGTCGCGGACATCGCCGTGGTCGACACGATTCACGAGGTGACGGGGCACAACGGCCTGCCGCCGGGAGTGCAGGACACGGAGCCTGGGCTCTTGCGCACGCAGATGCGCTACGTGATGAAGCGCGAGAATGGAGGCTGGCGCATCGTCGCGGGGCACAACACCGACGTGAAGCCGAAGCCTCCGCCGAAGCCGTAG
- a CDS encoding RidA family protein yields MTTHGRMIPGAQAPGGGYVHAYEVVTPARLLHISGQIPTRADGTVPDTFDAQCRQVWANLEAVLAASGLELRHLVKVTTFLSRREHRDSNSAIRREVLGAHEPALTVIITGIYDEAWLLEIEAVAAAPL; encoded by the coding sequence ATGACGACGCACGGGCGCATGATTCCGGGAGCCCAGGCCCCCGGAGGCGGTTACGTCCACGCGTACGAGGTGGTGACGCCCGCGCGGCTCCTCCACATCAGCGGGCAGATTCCCACCCGCGCCGACGGCACCGTGCCCGATACCTTCGACGCGCAGTGCCGTCAGGTCTGGGCCAACCTCGAAGCCGTGCTCGCCGCGTCCGGACTGGAGCTCCGCCACCTGGTGAAGGTGACCACCTTCCTGAGCCGCCGCGAGCACCGTGACTCGAACAGCGCCATCCGCCGCGAGGTCCTCGGCGCCCATGAGCCCGCGCTGACGGTCATCATCACCGGCATCTACGACGAGGCCTGGCTGCTCGAAATCGAAGCCGTCGCCGCCGCGCCCCTGTGA
- a CDS encoding arylsulfatase — translation MSLKEYKPGSTFPGTIGRTWEQSSPAWPQPLRAKPGAPNVLFIVLDDTGFGHLGCYGSPIHTPHLDRLAKGGLLYNNMHTTALCSPTRSCILTGRNHHSNGMATITEVSLGYPGYNGTIPFENGFISEMLQEQGYNTYAIGKWHLTPAEQTSAAGPYNRWPLGRGFERYYGFLGGDTHQYYPDLAHDNHPVLPPKTPEEGYHLTEDLVDRAVDFIADAKQVAPDKPFFMYFCTGAMHAPHHVPKEWADKYKGQFDDGWDAYRRKVFQRQLKLGVIPPGTQLSRHDPDVADWDSLPPDEKRLYARMMEVFAGYLEHTDHHIGRLLKFLEETGELDNTLIMVISDNGASAEGGPHGSVNELKFFNNTPESLEQNLAALDDLGGPKYFNHYSWGWAWAGDTPFRRWKREVYRGGTTDPFIVHWPKGIKARGEIRPQYCHAIDMVPTVLDCLGVEPPVALRGVTQSPIEGVSFRHTFDDARAESRHHTQYFEMFAQRAIYHDGWRAVCPFPGPSFTEAGEGFGESRLTEERLRKLDAEGWELYHVAEDCSETRNLAEEERGKLLEMIALWYVEAGRYKVMPMASPDKALFSLERPQLSPDRKRYVYRPHTSPAPENVAVHVLNRPHSITAKVDVEGDVEGVLLSHGGLTGGYTFFIQDRRLHYVYNFVGEREFHIESGVEVPDGRTELRFEFEPTDKPDLEAGKGAPGRGKLFIDGELVAQSDIAATMPLVISLGEGLTCGRDDNSAVSTLYRTPFAFRGGTLREVVVDVSGEHLHDEKAEKKTAMARQ, via the coding sequence ATGTCGCTCAAGGAATACAAGCCGGGCAGCACCTTTCCGGGGACCATCGGCCGCACCTGGGAGCAGTCCTCGCCCGCGTGGCCCCAGCCGCTGCGCGCGAAGCCAGGCGCGCCCAACGTCCTCTTCATCGTCCTGGACGACACGGGCTTCGGGCACCTGGGCTGCTACGGCTCGCCCATCCACACGCCCCACCTGGACAGGCTGGCGAAGGGCGGCCTGCTCTACAACAACATGCACACCACCGCGCTGTGCTCACCCACGCGCTCGTGCATCCTCACCGGCCGCAACCACCACTCCAACGGCATGGCCACCATCACCGAGGTCTCCCTCGGCTACCCCGGCTACAACGGCACCATCCCGTTCGAGAACGGCTTCATCTCGGAGATGCTGCAGGAGCAGGGTTACAACACCTATGCGATAGGCAAGTGGCACCTGACGCCCGCGGAGCAGACGAGCGCGGCGGGCCCCTACAACCGCTGGCCGCTGGGCCGCGGCTTCGAGCGCTACTACGGGTTCCTGGGCGGTGACACGCACCAGTACTACCCGGACCTCGCTCACGACAACCACCCGGTGCTGCCACCCAAGACACCGGAGGAGGGCTATCACCTCACCGAGGACCTGGTGGACCGGGCGGTGGACTTCATCGCGGACGCCAAGCAGGTCGCTCCCGACAAGCCCTTCTTCATGTACTTCTGCACGGGCGCGATGCACGCCCCGCATCACGTCCCGAAGGAATGGGCGGACAAGTACAAGGGCCAGTTCGACGACGGCTGGGATGCCTACCGGCGGAAGGTCTTCCAGCGGCAGCTCAAGCTGGGCGTGATTCCTCCGGGCACCCAACTGTCCCGGCATGACCCGGACGTGGCGGACTGGGACAGCCTGCCTCCCGACGAGAAGCGCCTCTATGCCCGCATGATGGAGGTGTTCGCGGGCTACCTGGAGCACACGGACCACCACATCGGCCGGCTGCTGAAGTTCCTGGAGGAGACGGGGGAGCTCGACAACACGCTCATCATGGTCATCTCCGACAACGGCGCGAGCGCGGAGGGCGGGCCCCATGGCTCCGTCAACGAGCTGAAGTTCTTCAACAACACCCCCGAGTCGCTGGAGCAGAACCTGGCGGCACTGGATGACCTGGGCGGGCCGAAGTACTTCAACCACTACTCGTGGGGCTGGGCCTGGGCCGGGGACACGCCGTTCCGCCGGTGGAAGCGTGAGGTCTACCGCGGCGGCACCACGGACCCGTTCATCGTGCACTGGCCCAAGGGCATCAAGGCCCGGGGGGAGATTCGCCCGCAGTACTGCCACGCCATCGACATGGTACCCACGGTGCTGGACTGTCTGGGCGTGGAGCCACCCGTCGCGCTGCGCGGTGTCACGCAGTCGCCCATCGAAGGCGTCAGCTTCCGCCACACTTTCGACGACGCGCGCGCGGAGAGCCGGCACCACACGCAGTACTTCGAGATGTTCGCCCAACGCGCCATCTACCATGACGGTTGGAGGGCGGTGTGCCCCTTCCCGGGCCCGTCCTTCACCGAGGCGGGCGAGGGCTTCGGCGAGTCGAGGCTCACCGAGGAGCGGCTGCGCAAGCTCGACGCGGAGGGGTGGGAGCTGTACCACGTCGCGGAGGACTGCTCGGAGACGCGGAACCTGGCGGAGGAGGAGCGCGGCAAGCTCCTGGAGATGATTGCCCTCTGGTACGTGGAGGCGGGTCGCTACAAGGTCATGCCGATGGCGTCGCCGGACAAGGCGCTCTTCTCGCTGGAGCGCCCGCAGCTCAGCCCGGACCGCAAGCGCTACGTCTACCGTCCACACACGTCGCCCGCGCCGGAGAACGTGGCCGTGCATGTGCTCAACCGTCCGCACTCCATCACCGCGAAGGTGGACGTGGAGGGCGATGTCGAGGGCGTGTTGTTGAGCCACGGCGGGCTCACCGGCGGCTACACCTTCTTCATCCAGGACCGCAGGCTGCACTACGTCTACAACTTCGTGGGCGAGCGGGAGTTCCACATCGAGTCGGGAGTGGAGGTGCCCGACGGACGCACGGAGCTGCGCTTCGAGTTCGAGCCCACCGACAAGCCGGACCTGGAGGCGGGCAAGGGCGCTCCGGGGCGCGGCAAGCTCTTCATCGACGGGGAGTTGGTCGCGCAGAGCGACATCGCCGCCACCATGCCGCTGGTCATCAGCCTGGGCGAGGGCCTGACGTGCGGACGCGATGACAACTCCGCGGTGAGCACGCTCTACCGGACGCCGTTCGCGTTCCGCGGAGGCACGCTGCGCGAGGTGGTGGTGGACGTGTCCGGTGAGCACCTCCACGACGAGAAGGCGGAGAAGAAGACCGCGATGGCTCGGCAGTAA
- a CDS encoding sigma-54-dependent transcriptional regulator → MKPGPRILVVDDDPGVLKALRGLLSDEGFTPVEARSTAEASRVLDAPEGLPSVMLLDLRMPAETGLEFLARLPRPLPVPVVVLSGEASPSEAAQALKLGATDFVEKPPSPERLVTALRNAMALGSLQEERERLLDALARPGHLVGESPSMNTLRQLIARVGPSDAAVLITGETGTGKERVARALHLASGRKGRLVAVNCAAIPSTLLESELFGHEKGAFSGAVSRRAGRIEQAHGGTLLLDEIGDMPLELQAKLLRVLETREVERLGGSVPVPVDARVLAATHQELARAVKEGRFRQDLFFRLNVMPLHIPPLRERLDDLLPLARAFAAEFAGPEVPLVLAPGADIALRAYSWPGNVRELRNVIERLNLLRAGGPMSLGPEAVSSPLAPAQTTSPKLGDKSYREHVEDFERELIRAALAEGESIAGAARLLQVDRGNLYRRIKALGMPVA, encoded by the coding sequence ATGAAGCCCGGCCCACGAATCCTTGTTGTCGATGACGACCCTGGTGTCCTCAAGGCCCTGCGCGGGTTGCTGAGCGACGAGGGCTTCACGCCCGTCGAGGCCCGCTCCACCGCCGAAGCCTCTCGCGTCCTCGATGCGCCCGAGGGACTTCCCAGCGTGATGCTCCTCGACCTGCGCATGCCAGCAGAGACGGGACTGGAGTTCCTCGCGCGGCTGCCTCGCCCGCTTCCGGTGCCCGTGGTGGTGCTGTCGGGTGAAGCCTCTCCCTCCGAGGCCGCGCAGGCCCTGAAGCTCGGGGCGACGGACTTCGTCGAAAAGCCCCCCTCCCCCGAGCGCCTCGTCACCGCGCTCCGCAACGCGATGGCGCTGGGCTCGCTCCAAGAGGAGCGCGAGCGACTGCTCGATGCACTCGCCCGCCCCGGACATCTCGTGGGCGAGAGCCCGTCGATGAACACGCTGCGGCAGCTCATCGCCCGCGTGGGGCCCAGCGACGCCGCGGTGCTCATCACCGGCGAGACGGGCACGGGCAAGGAGCGCGTCGCCCGTGCGCTGCATCTGGCCTCGGGACGCAAGGGCCGGCTCGTCGCGGTCAACTGCGCGGCCATCCCGTCCACGCTCCTCGAGAGCGAGCTGTTCGGCCACGAGAAGGGCGCGTTCTCCGGCGCGGTGAGCCGACGCGCGGGACGCATCGAGCAAGCCCACGGCGGCACGTTGCTGCTCGACGAGATTGGCGACATGCCGCTGGAGCTCCAAGCCAAGCTCTTGCGTGTCCTGGAGACGCGAGAGGTGGAGCGGCTCGGCGGCTCCGTTCCCGTGCCGGTCGACGCGCGTGTCCTCGCGGCGACGCATCAGGAGCTGGCTCGTGCGGTGAAAGAGGGACGCTTCCGTCAGGACCTCTTCTTCCGCCTCAACGTAATGCCGCTGCACATCCCTCCGCTGCGCGAGCGACTGGACGACCTGCTCCCGCTGGCGCGCGCCTTCGCGGCGGAGTTCGCGGGGCCCGAAGTCCCGCTCGTCCTGGCTCCCGGCGCGGACATCGCGCTGCGCGCCTACTCGTGGCCCGGCAACGTGCGGGAGCTGCGCAATGTCATCGAACGGCTCAACCTGCTGCGCGCGGGCGGCCCGATGTCCCTGGGTCCCGAGGCAGTCTCCAGTCCACTCGCTCCCGCACAGACCACGAGCCCCAAGCTGGGCGACAAGAGCTACCGCGAGCACGTCGAGGACTTCGAGCGGGAGCTCATCCGCGCGGCCCTCGCGGAGGGCGAGAGCATCGCCGGCGCCGCACGACTGCTCCAAGTGGACCGGGGCAACCTCTACCGTCGCATCAAGGCGCTCGGGATGCCGGTGGCCTGA
- a CDS encoding FAD-dependent oxidoreductase translates to MELTRRELIAAFLGSAVASACKREPARAPIPGAVVDRAVEVGHKLRGGPLPRAQTVEPVDVLVVGAGVAGLSAAWRLMGAGVKDVRMVELEAEAGGTSRSGRNAVSAFPWGAHYLPAPLEDKGPVVRLLREMGAVTGVDAEGRPTFEETLLIQEPEERHYYRGHWYEGLYLRVGATPEDLAELERFDTRMNAFAAAKDAKGRKAFAVPTAHSSDDAEWTALDALSMADWLTREGFRSSRLKWLVDYACRDDYGATSEHISAWAGIWYFAARQDGHGERSEGFLSWPEGNGRLVHQLRSALPPRVLERDVLVHTVEPGEHGCRVDALDARTGQPRSFQARQVVLACPRFLAAHVVAPWRTARPGWMEAFSYAPWVVANLTLSTPPESRGFPLAWDNVFQESKSLGYVVATHQQLRQYERGPTVLTWYLPMSGGDVKAERQKSLSATYEDWEALVMADMRPAHPGITQQVQRLEVMRWGHAMVRPTPGFMWGAARKAAQESLGRSLHFAHTDLGGLALFEEANWFGVKAAERVLAELGQPSSSWL, encoded by the coding sequence GTGGAACTGACGCGGCGGGAGCTCATCGCCGCGTTCCTCGGCTCGGCGGTGGCCAGCGCGTGCAAGCGCGAGCCCGCCCGAGCGCCCATCCCCGGCGCGGTGGTGGACCGCGCGGTGGAGGTGGGCCACAAGCTCCGAGGCGGCCCGCTGCCGCGCGCGCAGACGGTGGAGCCCGTGGACGTGCTGGTGGTGGGCGCGGGCGTGGCGGGCCTGTCCGCCGCGTGGCGGCTGATGGGCGCGGGCGTGAAGGACGTGCGCATGGTGGAGCTGGAGGCGGAGGCCGGAGGCACGTCCCGCTCCGGGCGCAACGCCGTCTCCGCCTTCCCGTGGGGCGCGCACTACCTCCCCGCGCCGCTGGAGGACAAGGGGCCGGTGGTCCGGCTGCTGCGCGAGATGGGCGCGGTGACGGGCGTGGACGCGGAGGGGCGGCCGACCTTCGAGGAGACGCTGCTCATCCAGGAGCCCGAGGAGCGCCACTACTATCGGGGCCACTGGTACGAGGGGCTCTACCTGCGCGTGGGCGCGACGCCCGAGGACCTGGCGGAGCTGGAGCGCTTCGACACGCGGATGAACGCCTTCGCCGCCGCGAAGGACGCCAAGGGCCGCAAGGCCTTCGCGGTGCCCACCGCGCACTCCAGCGACGACGCCGAGTGGACGGCGCTGGATGCGCTGAGCATGGCGGACTGGCTCACGCGCGAGGGCTTCCGCTCCTCGCGCTTGAAGTGGCTGGTGGACTACGCGTGCCGCGACGACTACGGCGCCACGTCCGAGCACATCTCCGCGTGGGCGGGCATCTGGTACTTCGCCGCGCGCCAGGACGGGCACGGTGAGCGCAGCGAGGGCTTCCTGAGCTGGCCGGAGGGCAACGGCCGGCTGGTGCACCAGCTCCGCTCCGCGCTGCCGCCCCGCGTGCTGGAGCGCGACGTGCTGGTGCACACCGTGGAGCCCGGGGAGCACGGCTGCCGGGTGGATGCGCTGGATGCGCGCACGGGGCAGCCTCGCTCGTTCCAGGCGCGGCAGGTGGTGCTGGCGTGTCCGCGCTTCCTCGCCGCGCACGTGGTGGCGCCGTGGCGGACCGCGCGACCCGGGTGGATGGAGGCGTTCAGCTACGCGCCGTGGGTGGTGGCGAACCTGACGCTGTCGACGCCGCCGGAGTCGCGAGGCTTCCCGCTGGCGTGGGACAACGTGTTCCAGGAGAGCAAGAGCCTGGGCTACGTGGTGGCCACGCACCAGCAGCTTCGCCAGTACGAGCGCGGCCCCACGGTGCTCACGTGGTACCTGCCCATGTCGGGCGGCGACGTGAAGGCCGAGCGGCAGAAGTCGCTCTCCGCCACGTACGAGGACTGGGAGGCGCTCGTCATGGCGGACATGCGCCCCGCGCACCCGGGCATCACCCAGCAGGTGCAGCGGCTGGAGGTCATGCGCTGGGGCCATGCGATGGTGCGGCCCACGCCGGGCTTCATGTGGGGCGCCGCGCGCAAGGCCGCGCAGGAGAGCCTGGGCAGGAGCCTGCACTTCGCGCACACGGACCTGGGGGGCCTGGCGCTCTTCGAGGAGGCCAACTGGTTCGGCGTGAAGGCCGCGGAGCGGGTGCTGGCGGAATTGGGCCAGCCGTCCTCGAGCTGGCTGTAG
- a CDS encoding polyamine aminopropyltransferase: MNKTLLYITVIVIATCGLVYELVVGALASYLLGDSITQFSTVIGGYLFAMGIGSYLSRYIDKGVAQRFVEVELAVALLGGICAPLLFLTFTLTDLFQVALYGSVIVIGTLVGLEIPLLLRILKDQLKFKDLVSQVLSLDYLGALAASVAFPLLLVPKLGLVRTSLLFGILNAAVGLWSTWLLAPLLGNPLRLRIKAVLLTVFLIVGFALGDRLTTFYEDQLYADDVVHASSSPYQRIVLTRGKRGFSLFLNGNLQFASIDEYRYHESLVHPAMVRAGKIDHVLILGGGDGLAAREVLRYPEVRSVTLVDLDPSITKLAMGYDELSRLNENSMKDARMRVVNADAMQFLMEGDQHYDVVIVDFPDPNNFALGKLYTTGFYKLLKKRVAPDGVAVVQSTSPLFARRSFWCVETTLKAAGYWTQPYHALVPSFGEWGYVLVAHESPGHHRPLPQGLRFLDMDTLETLTHFPPDMGPLPAEVNRLNNQVLVHYYEAEWRKWN, encoded by the coding sequence GTGAACAAGACGCTGCTGTACATCACCGTCATCGTCATCGCGACGTGTGGGCTCGTCTACGAGCTCGTCGTCGGCGCGTTGGCCAGCTACCTGCTCGGTGATTCCATCACCCAGTTCTCCACCGTCATCGGTGGCTACCTCTTCGCGATGGGCATCGGCAGCTACCTGTCGCGCTACATCGACAAGGGGGTGGCGCAGCGCTTCGTGGAGGTGGAGCTGGCGGTGGCGCTGTTGGGCGGCATCTGCGCGCCGCTCCTGTTCCTCACCTTCACGCTGACGGACCTGTTCCAGGTGGCGCTGTACGGCAGCGTCATCGTCATCGGCACGCTGGTGGGGCTGGAGATTCCCCTCCTGCTGCGCATCCTCAAGGACCAGCTGAAGTTCAAGGACCTGGTCAGCCAGGTGCTGTCGCTGGACTACCTGGGCGCGCTGGCGGCCAGCGTGGCGTTCCCGCTGCTGCTGGTGCCCAAGCTGGGGCTGGTGCGCACCTCGCTGTTGTTCGGCATCCTGAACGCGGCGGTGGGCCTGTGGAGCACGTGGCTGCTGGCGCCGCTGCTCGGCAATCCCCTGCGCCTGCGCATCAAGGCGGTGCTGCTGACGGTGTTCCTCATCGTCGGCTTCGCGCTGGGCGACCGGCTCACCACGTTCTACGAGGACCAGCTCTACGCGGACGACGTGGTGCACGCGTCCAGCTCCCCCTACCAGCGCATCGTCCTGACGCGCGGCAAGCGGGGCTTCTCGCTGTTCCTCAACGGCAACCTCCAGTTCGCCAGCATCGACGAGTACCGCTACCACGAGTCGCTGGTGCACCCGGCCATGGTGCGCGCGGGCAAGATCGACCACGTCCTCATCCTGGGCGGCGGAGATGGGCTGGCCGCGCGCGAGGTGCTGCGCTACCCCGAGGTGCGCTCCGTCACGCTGGTGGACCTGGACCCCTCCATCACGAAGCTGGCGATGGGCTACGACGAGCTGTCCCGCCTCAACGAGAACTCCATGAAGGATGCCCGCATGCGCGTGGTCAACGCGGATGCCATGCAGTTCCTCATGGAGGGGGACCAGCACTACGACGTGGTGATCGTCGACTTCCCGGACCCTAACAACTTCGCGCTGGGCAAGCTGTACACCACGGGCTTCTACAAGCTGCTCAAGAAGCGCGTGGCTCCGGATGGCGTGGCCGTGGTGCAGAGCACCAGCCCGCTGTTCGCCCGGCGCTCCTTCTGGTGCGTGGAGACGACGCTGAAGGCCGCGGGCTACTGGACGCAGCCGTACCACGCGCTGGTGCCGTCCTTCGGCGAGTGGGGCTACGTGCTCGTGGCCCACGAATCCCCCGGACACCACCGGCCGCTGCCGCAGGGCCTGCGCTTCCTGGACATGGACACGCTGGAGACGCTCACGCACTTCCCTCCGGACATGGGCCCGCTGCCCGCGGAGGTGAACCGGCTGAACAACCAGGTGCTGGTCCACTACTACGAGGCGGAGTGGCGGAAGTGGAACTGA
- a CDS encoding sensor histidine kinase, whose translation MSTTPPPPRFRYRLLAVMLLAGLLPLVLLGVVAHVALERMLSVSVAPVEAVLDEVSSDLEKRGLSRDSLDEVRLHLAQAELTRRALVRRVPMFIAVLVFVSGGVLAVAAMLLGRTLTRPVTVLTEGMWAYARGDLTVRLPVSEPPRDEFEFLLGQFNRMGQELVAQRERLKSAEQIAAWQDVARALAHELKNPLTAMKLSLARLQRADTGSPADALRVSESVALLQEEVELLMRMTQSFSTFARLPAPRFQDVPLRPLLSEICVLYAQTSPVPVELLPGPEVSLQADPDGLRRLFGNLVKNAAEASAEGSVPVRVSAEPVEGGGVRVSVADGGNGIPSVLEGAALTRGLFSTKPEGSGLGLPISQKITHEHGGSLRLEPAPGGGTLARVELPLRPPSTPVTTTS comes from the coding sequence ATGTCCACCACGCCCCCTCCTCCCCGCTTCCGCTACCGGCTGCTGGCGGTCATGTTGCTGGCGGGACTGTTGCCGCTGGTGCTGCTCGGGGTGGTGGCTCACGTCGCGCTGGAGCGGATGCTGTCCGTCTCGGTGGCGCCCGTGGAGGCGGTGCTCGACGAGGTGTCCTCGGACCTGGAGAAGCGGGGGCTGTCGCGAGATTCGCTGGATGAGGTGCGGCTCCATCTGGCGCAGGCGGAGCTGACGCGCAGGGCGCTGGTGCGCCGGGTGCCCATGTTCATCGCGGTGCTGGTGTTCGTCTCGGGCGGAGTGTTGGCGGTGGCCGCCATGCTGCTTGGCCGCACGCTCACGCGCCCCGTCACGGTGCTCACGGAGGGCATGTGGGCCTATGCGCGAGGGGACCTCACCGTGCGGCTGCCTGTCTCTGAGCCGCCTCGTGACGAGTTCGAGTTCTTGTTGGGTCAGTTCAACCGGATGGGGCAGGAGCTGGTCGCGCAGCGTGAGCGGCTCAAGTCCGCCGAGCAGATCGCCGCGTGGCAGGACGTGGCTCGGGCGCTGGCCCATGAGCTGAAGAATCCGCTCACCGCGATGAAGCTCTCGCTGGCGCGGCTCCAGCGCGCGGACACGGGGTCTCCGGCGGATGCCCTGCGGGTCAGCGAGTCCGTGGCGCTGTTGCAAGAGGAGGTCGAGTTGCTGATGCGCATGACGCAGAGCTTCTCCACCTTCGCCCGACTGCCCGCGCCCAGGTTCCAGGACGTCCCGCTGCGCCCGCTGCTCTCGGAGATTTGTGTGCTGTACGCACAGACCTCGCCAGTGCCCGTGGAGCTGTTGCCCGGCCCCGAGGTGTCGCTGCAAGCGGACCCGGATGGACTGCGCAGATTGTTCGGCAACCTCGTGAAGAACGCGGCCGAGGCTTCCGCCGAGGGCTCGGTTCCGGTGCGTGTCTCGGCGGAGCCCGTGGAGGGAGGGGGCGTGCGCGTCTCCGTGGCGGATGGAGGGAACGGCATCCCTTCGGTGCTGGAGGGCGCGGCGCTGACGCGAGGGTTGTTCAGCACGAAGCCCGAGGGCAGCGGGCTCGGGCTGCCCATCTCGCAGAAGATCACGCATGAGCACGGGGGTTCGCTCCGGCTCGAGCCCGCGCCCGGCGGGGGGACGCTCGCGCGAGTGGAGCTGCCGCTTCGTCCCCCTTCTACGCCCGTGACGACGACCTCATGA